The following coding sequences lie in one Caretta caretta isolate rCarCar2 chromosome 28, rCarCar1.hap1, whole genome shotgun sequence genomic window:
- the LOC142070276 gene encoding uncharacterized protein LOC142070276, with protein sequence MVSENEEEPQQEDAERVEAHGMLSGRSKGNDSGSCARPEKTKACESQQRPEENFGSQSDLITCERMNLEGTRYTCLECGKSFKGSSDLLTHQRIHTGEKPYACCVCGKCFKRSSHLIAHKRIHIDEKPYGCPECGKHFKQSSHLIRHRKIHTGEKPYGCPECGKHFKQSSHLITHRKIHTGEKSYGCPECGKHFKQNSHLITHQKIHTGEKPYGCPECGKHFKHSSHLITHRKIHTGEKSYGCPECGKHFKQNSHLITHRKIHTGEKPYGCPECGKHFIDSSSLLSHQRIHTGERPYTCSECGKSFNRSSNLIRHQRIHTGDTPYTCSECGKSFNQSSTLITHQRTHTGETPYMCSECGKSFNRSSYFIIHRRIHTGEKPYGCRECGKHFNQSSALITHQRIHTGERPYTCSECGRSFNQRSTLIRHQKIHMGVICNKCLD encoded by the coding sequence atggtgagtgaaaatgaggaggaaccccagcaggaagatgctgagcgagtggaagcccatgggatgttgtcaggaaggtccaaagggaatgattctgggagctgtgcacgcccagaaaaaacaaaagcctgtgagagtcagcagaggccagaggaaaacttcggtagccagtcagaccttattacatgtgagagaatgaacttggaaggaacacgctacacatgcctcgagtgtgggaaaagcttcaaagggagctcggaccttctcacacatcagagaatccacacgggtgagaaaccttacgcatgctgtgtgtgtgggaaatgcttcaagcggagctcgcatctcattgcacataagagaatccacatagatgagaaaccttatggctgccctgagtgtgggaaacacttcaagcagagctcacaccttattcgacatcggaaaatccacacgggtgagaaaccttacggatgccctgagtgtgggaaacacttcaagcagagctcacaccttattacacatcggaaaatccacacgggtgagaaatcttatggctgccctgagtgtgggaaacacttcaagcagaactcacaccttattacacatcagaaaatccacacgggtgagaaaccttatggatgccctgagtgtgggaaacacttcaagcacagctcacaccttattacacatcggaaaatccacacgggtgagaaatcttatggctgccctgagtgtgggaaacacttcaagcagaactcacaccttattacacatcggaaaatccacacgggtgagaaaccttatggatgccctgagtgtgggaagcacttcattgacagttcatccctcctctcacatcagcgaatccacacaggggagaggccctacacatgctctgagtgtgggaaaagcttcaatcggagCTCAAACCTGATCagacatcagcgaatccacacgggagacacaccctacacatgctctgagtgtgggaaaagcttcaatcagagctctaccctaatcacacatcagagaacgcacacaggagagaccccctacatgtgctctgagtgcgggaaaagctttaatcggagCTCATACTTTATCatacatcggcgaatccatacgggtgagaaaccttatggatgccgtgagtgtggcaaacacttcaatcaaagctcagcccttatcacacatcagcgaatccacacaggagagaggccctacacgtgctctgagtgtgggagaagcttcaatcagcgctcaacccttattagacatcagaaaatccacatgggagtgatctgtaacaaatgccttgactag